A section of the Acidobacteriota bacterium genome encodes:
- a CDS encoding winged helix-turn-helix transcriptional regulator, translating into MLSAYVIKALSNERRLQILNWLKAPRSHFEPQVYGDLVRDGVCGLRIAEKLGVSQPTASEHLRILVHAGLLKGKRIRQWTFYRREEKRIAEVKRQFRSAW; encoded by the coding sequence ATGCTAAGTGCCTACGTCATCAAAGCCCTCTCGAACGAGAGGCGCCTCCAGATTCTCAACTGGCTCAAGGCGCCCCGATCGCACTTCGAGCCCCAGGTCTACGGAGATCTTGTTCGGGACGGCGTCTGCGGCCTTCGCATCGCCGAGAAGCTCGGCGTGAGCCAGCCGACGGCCAGCGAGCACCTCAGGATCCTCGTGCACGCGGGGCTCCTGAAGGGGAAGAGAATCCGGCAGTGGACGTTCTACCGCCGGGAGGAAAAACGCATCGCCGAGGTGAAGCGCCAGTTTCGCTCGGCGTGGTGA
- a CDS encoding insulinase family protein: MHIAPRRIPGRAVAGTALGLLALALLFAAPAPAEAQSLGEFEKNVTVHTLANGWTFIIVERPVAPVFTFATYVDVGSAQEVPGITGIAHMFEHMAFKGTEKIGTSDFEKEKVALAKIETTYRAYDTERRSAKPDAAKLKDLEKSWNDAQDEAEKFVVKNEFDEIIDTQGGVGLNAGTSNDSTVYFYSLPANKLELWAYLESDRFMRPVFREFYKERDVVKEERRMRTESQPVGRLFEQFLAAAYIAHPYGMPVVGYMSDLNAFSLTDAEAFYKKYYVPANITTAIVGDVKAAEVIPMIEKYFGRIPKGEQPPPVRTVEPPQNGERMVRLKDPAQPVYLEGYHIPGVNNPDDEVYDAMATILGGGRTSRLYRGLVRDKQIASVIQAFPGFPDGKYPSLFAVFAFPAKGHTTDEVRDAIHGELDRLRKEDVSDAELAMVKARAKADLIRSLASNGGLAQNLSQNQALSGDWRELFRGVDRLDKVTKADIKRVANTTFLETNRTVGIIETTGSAASRPAPAGE; encoded by the coding sequence ATGCACATCGCTCCACGCAGGATCCCCGGGCGCGCGGTCGCCGGGACGGCGCTCGGGCTCCTGGCCCTCGCGCTGCTCTTCGCCGCCCCCGCCCCCGCCGAGGCGCAGAGCCTCGGCGAGTTCGAGAAGAACGTGACGGTTCACACGCTGGCCAACGGATGGACCTTCATCATCGTCGAGCGGCCCGTCGCCCCGGTCTTCACCTTCGCGACGTACGTCGACGTCGGCAGCGCCCAGGAGGTGCCGGGGATCACCGGCATCGCGCACATGTTCGAGCACATGGCGTTCAAGGGGACCGAGAAGATCGGGACGAGTGATTTCGAGAAGGAGAAGGTCGCTCTCGCGAAGATCGAGACGACCTACAGGGCCTACGACACCGAGCGCCGGAGCGCGAAACCCGATGCCGCGAAGCTCAAGGATCTCGAGAAGTCCTGGAACGACGCTCAGGACGAGGCCGAGAAGTTCGTCGTGAAGAACGAGTTCGACGAGATCATCGACACGCAGGGCGGCGTGGGACTCAACGCCGGCACGAGCAACGACTCGACCGTCTACTTCTACTCCCTCCCGGCGAACAAGCTCGAGCTGTGGGCGTACCTCGAGTCGGATCGTTTCATGAGGCCGGTGTTCCGCGAGTTCTACAAGGAGCGCGACGTCGTCAAGGAGGAGCGGCGCATGCGCACCGAGAGCCAGCCGGTCGGGCGCCTCTTCGAGCAGTTCCTGGCCGCGGCCTACATCGCGCACCCGTACGGCATGCCCGTCGTCGGCTACATGAGCGATCTGAACGCCTTCTCGCTCACGGACGCCGAGGCCTTCTACAAGAAGTACTACGTGCCGGCGAACATCACGACCGCGATCGTCGGCGACGTGAAGGCCGCCGAAGTGATCCCCATGATCGAGAAGTACTTCGGCAGGATTCCGAAGGGGGAGCAGCCCCCTCCCGTCCGCACCGTCGAGCCGCCGCAGAACGGCGAGAGGATGGTCCGGCTCAAGGACCCGGCGCAGCCCGTCTACCTGGAGGGCTACCACATCCCCGGCGTCAACAATCCCGACGACGAGGTGTACGACGCGATGGCGACGATCCTGGGCGGCGGGCGCACGTCGCGCCTGTACCGCGGCCTCGTGAGGGACAAGCAGATCGCGTCAGTCATCCAGGCTTTCCCCGGATTCCCGGACGGGAAGTACCCGAGCCTCTTCGCCGTCTTCGCCTTCCCGGCGAAGGGCCACACGACCGACGAGGTGCGCGACGCGATCCACGGCGAGCTCGACAGGCTCCGCAAGGAGGACGTCAGCGACGCCGAGCTCGCGATGGTCAAGGCCCGCGCCAAGGCCGATCTGATCCGGAGCCTCGCGAGCAACGGTGGGCTGGCGCAGAACCTCAGCCAGAACCAGGCGCTCTCCGGCGATTGGCGCGAGCTGTTCCGGGGCGTCGACCGGCTCGACAAGGTCACCAAGGCCGACATCAAGAGGGTGGCGAACACGACCTTCCTCGAGACGAACCGGACGGTCGGCATCATCGAGACGACGGGCAGCGCGGCCTCCAGGCCGGCGCCGGCCGGGGAGTAG
- a CDS encoding cytochrome bc complex cytochrome b subunit encodes MEFMKTVTGNRLWRSIVRHGVVATNRNRVMMVMESLFLHLHSTKVRRRNLEASSHYYLGGISGFLFCVLTMTGLYLMLYYHPSVPQAYQDMKELSFAVSNGVFLRNMHRWAAHAMVLAVFLHMLRVFYHKAYRPPREFNWVVGVVLLLLTLLLSYTGYLLPWDQLAFWGVSVGTNMVQATPFAGKDLRFLLLGGNIVGENALLRFYVLHCVILPLALAFGVGIHLWRVRKDGGVQGSRGTTRPEPGKGE; translated from the coding sequence ATGGAATTCATGAAGACGGTGACCGGGAACAGGCTCTGGCGATCGATCGTCCGTCACGGCGTCGTCGCCACGAACCGGAACCGCGTGATGATGGTGATGGAAAGCCTTTTCCTCCATCTCCATTCCACGAAGGTGCGCCGCCGTAACCTCGAGGCGTCGAGCCACTACTACCTCGGGGGGATCTCGGGCTTCCTCTTCTGCGTGCTGACCATGACCGGCCTCTACCTGATGCTCTACTACCACCCGTCCGTCCCGCAGGCCTACCAGGACATGAAGGAGCTTTCGTTCGCCGTGAGCAACGGCGTCTTCCTCCGGAACATGCACCGCTGGGCCGCGCACGCGATGGTCCTGGCGGTCTTCCTCCACATGCTGCGCGTCTTCTACCACAAGGCGTACAGGCCGCCGAGGGAGTTCAACTGGGTCGTCGGCGTGGTCCTCCTGCTCCTCACGCTGCTCCTGAGCTACACGGGGTACCTCCTCCCGTGGGATCAGCTCGCCTTCTGGGGGGTCTCGGTGGGGACGAACATGGTCCAGGCGACCCCCTTCGCCGGCAAGGATCTTCGCTTCCTCCTGCTCGGCGGGAACATCGTGGGAGAAAACGCTCTCCTGCGCTTCTACGTCCTGCACTGCGTGATCCTCCCGCTGGCGCTCGCCTTCGGCGTGGGAATCCACCTCTGGCGCGTGCGGAAGGACGGCGGCGTGCAGGGCTCGCGCGGGACGACGCGCCCCGAGCCGGGGAAGGGGGAGTGA
- a CDS encoding insulinase family protein, translating into MTTMHTTKKIVLAAGLLAAAAAFLAATPGALAQATDWKQIKSPALKSFAIPSPERYVMKNGVVVMLFEDHELPLIDVTARVHTGGKLEPADRTGLAGITGTVMRTGGAKGKSGDEIDDWLDARGARIETSISNEAGSASASCLKGDFPDVVQLFADVLRAPSFDEAKLKVAKNQAMSAISRRNDNPMGIMFREGNRLVYGPDSPYARNPEYATISAISQADLKAFHAKYYMPNRLLIGVTGDFDSKEMKAQLERVFGDWAKGPEFKDPEAAYQKAPKPGYYRVVKSDMTQSDVIMGHLGVRQDNPDLFAIEVMNEVLSGSFASRLFTNVRTKKGLAYAVRGSMDGEFDHPGTFNVWVTTKTETTGAAIDALLEEVDGIVNRPATEDEVTKAKQSILNSFIFNYDSRAKVMRQQLTYEYYGYPRDFLARFKENIEKVTTPDVARVAKQYVHKSDLAILVVGKKDGLDKPLESYGKIADLDIAIPESSSAGTAVAAAPGVSDAEAASKGAALVTKAVGALGGAEKVDAIKSLRIVEQSNVSTPRGEMNLKGTRTFVYPDKVRQEMTTPMGPVTLVATPGDAFMSGPMGVRQLPDSQRAEMLKALKRSPLLLFRHRAEPTFSAKFGGTADVDSVKADLLNVTYEGETIRLFLDPVTGRVLRAASKGPGPGGAPADLLASYSDYRDVSGIPFPYVTKITVDGEPLSSTTAEEISVNVTVDDSQFTKPAGAASPSGGN; encoded by the coding sequence ATGACGACGATGCACACCACGAAGAAGATCGTCCTCGCGGCCGGGCTGCTCGCCGCGGCGGCGGCTTTCCTGGCCGCGACGCCCGGCGCGCTCGCCCAGGCCACCGACTGGAAGCAGATCAAGTCGCCGGCCCTCAAGTCGTTCGCCATCCCGAGCCCCGAGCGCTACGTCATGAAGAACGGGGTCGTCGTGATGCTCTTCGAGGATCACGAGCTGCCGCTCATCGACGTCACCGCCCGGGTTCACACCGGCGGCAAGCTCGAGCCGGCCGACAGGACGGGCCTCGCCGGGATCACCGGCACCGTCATGCGCACCGGAGGCGCGAAGGGGAAATCCGGCGACGAGATCGACGACTGGCTCGACGCGCGCGGCGCGCGCATCGAGACGTCCATCTCGAACGAGGCGGGCTCCGCCTCCGCCTCGTGCCTCAAGGGCGATTTCCCGGACGTCGTGCAGCTCTTCGCCGACGTCCTCCGCGCCCCGTCGTTCGACGAGGCGAAGCTGAAGGTCGCGAAGAACCAGGCGATGAGCGCCATCTCGCGGCGCAACGACAACCCGATGGGGATCATGTTCCGCGAGGGGAACCGCCTCGTGTACGGGCCGGACAGCCCGTACGCCCGGAACCCAGAGTACGCCACGATCTCGGCGATCTCCCAGGCGGATCTGAAGGCCTTCCACGCGAAGTACTACATGCCGAACCGGCTCCTGATCGGCGTGACGGGCGACTTCGACTCGAAGGAAATGAAGGCGCAGCTCGAGAGGGTCTTCGGCGACTGGGCGAAGGGCCCCGAGTTCAAGGACCCCGAGGCCGCCTACCAGAAGGCGCCGAAGCCCGGGTACTACCGGGTCGTGAAGAGCGACATGACGCAGTCCGACGTCATCATGGGGCACCTCGGCGTCCGCCAGGACAACCCCGACCTGTTCGCCATCGAAGTGATGAACGAGGTCCTCTCCGGCTCATTCGCGTCGCGGCTCTTCACGAACGTCCGCACCAAGAAGGGTCTCGCCTACGCCGTGCGGGGCTCGATGGACGGTGAGTTCGACCACCCCGGCACCTTCAACGTGTGGGTGACGACGAAGACCGAGACGACCGGCGCCGCGATCGACGCCCTGCTCGAGGAGGTGGACGGCATCGTGAACCGCCCCGCCACCGAGGACGAGGTCACGAAGGCGAAGCAGTCGATCCTCAACTCGTTCATCTTCAATTACGACTCGCGCGCCAAGGTCATGCGCCAGCAGCTCACGTACGAGTACTACGGCTACCCGCGCGATTTCCTGGCAAGGTTCAAGGAGAACATCGAGAAGGTCACGACGCCCGACGTGGCGCGCGTGGCGAAGCAGTACGTCCACAAGAGCGATCTCGCGATCCTCGTCGTCGGGAAGAAGGACGGTCTCGACAAGCCCCTCGAGTCGTACGGCAAGATCGCCGATCTCGACATCGCCATCCCCGAGTCTTCCTCGGCGGGAACCGCCGTCGCAGCGGCCCCCGGGGTCAGCGACGCCGAGGCGGCCTCGAAGGGGGCGGCGCTCGTCACGAAGGCGGTCGGGGCGCTGGGCGGCGCCGAGAAGGTGGACGCCATCAAGAGCCTCCGCATCGTCGAGCAGTCGAACGTGAGCACCCCCCGGGGGGAGATGAACCTGAAGGGGACGCGCACCTTCGTCTATCCCGACAAGGTGCGCCAGGAGATGACGACGCCGATGGGCCCGGTGACGTTGGTGGCGACGCCGGGAGACGCTTTCATGAGCGGGCCCATGGGGGTGCGGCAGCTGCCCGACTCCCAGCGCGCCGAGATGCTGAAGGCGCTCAAGCGGAGCCCGCTCCTCCTTTTCCGCCACCGGGCGGAGCCGACCTTCTCGGCGAAGTTCGGCGGCACCGCGGACGTCGACTCGGTGAAGGCCGATCTCCTCAACGTCACGTACGAGGGGGAGACGATCCGGCTCTTCCTCGATCCGGTGACGGGCCGCGTCCTGCGGGCCGCGTCGAAGGGCCCCGGGCCCGGCGGCGCCCCCGCCGATCTTCTCGCCTCGTACTCCGACTACCGCGACGTGTCGGGGATTCCCTTCCCGTACGTCACGAAGATCACCGTCGACGGAGAGCCGCTCTCCTCGACGACCGCCGAGGAGATCTCGGTGAACGTCACCGTGGACGACTCCCAGTTCACGAAGCCCGCCGGCGCGGCGTCGCCGAGCGGCGGGAACTGA
- a CDS encoding TonB family protein, whose amino-acid sequence MAVCLECGFDGKTEGAACPKCAAAPTVKGAPLSPPLPPASSSASDAFLPGATLARKYEIRRRLGVGGFGVVYLAHDIGLDKDVAVKVLQVSDPSTMEGSEAKKRFLREARALARLDTHPNIVRVMSVDEEKGVPYFIMEYVPEGTLLDLLRKGPLPPARAAAICADVSAALAAVHATGIIHRDLKPANIFIKGERAMLGDFGIARVAHESTLTVGSGMPGTPMYMSPESLLGREVDGRSDIFSLGCVLYESITGSVLFKGDALGQVVSRIVDPADVDLKPLRDAFPAPILGVLKRSLAKRVSERYPSARFIERDLRAFAGGASSAPGSSPVKVSADALRAVTLGPGASGIRMPEPRPAKRASDSRSLVLASGALVLAAAALWFVVRSSANRPEVAAPLPPRHAAGPNAAGATPSGRETTAATEPPLEGAATSAEPGTPAKNVDIQVDLDSSVRTEGAPRAPASGAEVSADFRPVRSDDAIAKRVRPGRLGAGEVRPTLMRDDMQAPEVINRVEPEYPEGARQAGEEGMVVVEVVVDRSGEVAAARVVKGNPFFDDAALAAVRQWRFRPAMDGGRPVKMVGTVTVDFRMKPHS is encoded by the coding sequence ATGGCCGTCTGTCTCGAGTGCGGGTTCGACGGAAAGACTGAAGGGGCCGCCTGCCCGAAGTGCGCGGCCGCGCCGACCGTCAAGGGCGCTCCGCTGTCCCCACCGCTTCCCCCCGCCTCTTCCTCCGCCTCGGACGCGTTCCTCCCCGGGGCCACGCTCGCCCGCAAGTACGAGATCCGCAGGCGCCTCGGCGTGGGGGGGTTCGGAGTCGTCTACCTCGCCCACGACATCGGCCTCGACAAGGACGTCGCGGTCAAGGTGCTGCAGGTCTCCGATCCGTCCACGATGGAGGGCTCGGAGGCCAAGAAGCGGTTCCTCCGCGAGGCGAGGGCTCTCGCGCGGCTCGACACGCACCCGAACATCGTCCGCGTGATGAGCGTCGACGAGGAGAAGGGCGTGCCGTACTTCATCATGGAGTACGTCCCCGAGGGAACGCTCCTCGACCTCCTCCGGAAGGGGCCGCTCCCCCCGGCGCGGGCCGCCGCAATCTGCGCCGACGTCTCGGCGGCGCTCGCGGCCGTCCATGCCACAGGGATCATCCACCGCGATCTCAAGCCCGCGAACATCTTCATCAAGGGGGAGCGCGCGATGCTCGGCGATTTCGGCATCGCCCGCGTCGCGCACGAGTCGACCCTCACCGTCGGCTCCGGCATGCCGGGGACGCCGATGTACATGTCGCCCGAATCCCTCCTCGGCAGGGAGGTGGACGGGCGCTCGGACATCTTCTCGCTCGGCTGCGTCCTGTACGAGTCGATCACGGGCTCGGTCCTCTTCAAGGGAGACGCGCTCGGCCAGGTGGTCTCGCGGATCGTCGATCCGGCCGACGTCGATCTGAAGCCGCTGCGCGACGCGTTCCCGGCCCCGATCCTCGGCGTGCTGAAGCGATCGCTCGCCAAGCGGGTCAGCGAGCGCTACCCGTCGGCGCGGTTCATCGAGAGGGATCTGCGGGCTTTCGCCGGCGGGGCGTCCTCGGCGCCGGGATCGTCCCCCGTGAAGGTGAGCGCCGACGCGCTGAGGGCGGTGACGCTCGGCCCCGGCGCCTCCGGGATCAGGATGCCCGAGCCTCGCCCCGCGAAGCGCGCCTCGGACTCGCGGAGCCTGGTCCTCGCCTCGGGCGCGCTCGTCCTCGCGGCCGCGGCCCTCTGGTTCGTGGTGAGGTCGTCGGCCAACCGCCCCGAGGTCGCCGCGCCGCTGCCCCCGCGGCACGCCGCGGGCCCGAACGCGGCCGGCGCCACGCCGTCGGGCCGCGAGACCACCGCCGCCACGGAGCCGCCCCTCGAGGGGGCCGCGACGTCGGCGGAGCCCGGCACCCCCGCGAAGAACGTCGACATCCAGGTGGATCTCGACTCGTCGGTCCGCACCGAGGGCGCGCCGAGGGCACCCGCCTCCGGCGCCGAGGTCTCCGCCGACTTCCGTCCCGTCCGCTCCGATGACGCGATTGCGAAGCGCGTTCGCCCCGGCCGGCTTGGCGCGGGCGAGGTGCGGCCGACGCTCATGCGCGACGACATGCAGGCGCCCGAGGTCATCAACAGGGTCGAACCCGAGTACCCCGAGGGGGCGCGCCAGGCGGGGGAGGAGGGGATGGTCGTCGTGGAGGTCGTCGTCGATCGATCGGGGGAGGTGGCGGCGGCCCGCGTCGTGAAGGGGAACCCCTTCTTCGATGACGCGGCCCTCGCCGCCGTGAGGCAGTGGCGCTTCCGCCCCGCCATGGACGGGGGGCGCCCCGTGAAGATGGTCGGGACGGTGACGGTGGACTTCAGGATGAAGCCGCACTCGTGA
- a CDS encoding PhzF family phenazine biosynthesis protein, with amino-acid sequence MSTPIVQIDAFTAAPFAGNPAGVCILARERDVAWMQHVAREMNLAETAFVIPQSRGFGLRWFTPTVEMELCGHATLAAAHALWEGGHLPRTEQARFETKSGLLTADLKGEWIEMNFPATPAAEVDPPAKLLESLRAPARHVAKSRFDYLVELESEEAVRALDPDIRGFAHLPARGVIVTSRSATPDFDFVSRFFAPAAGVDEDPVTGSAHSCLAPFWGARLGKSKMTARQLSSRGGVLKVELASDRVLISGQAVTVMRAEILA; translated from the coding sequence ATGTCGACACCCATCGTTCAGATCGATGCCTTCACGGCCGCGCCCTTCGCCGGCAACCCCGCGGGGGTCTGCATCCTCGCGCGCGAGCGCGACGTCGCGTGGATGCAGCACGTCGCGCGCGAGATGAACCTCGCGGAGACGGCCTTCGTGATCCCGCAGAGCCGGGGCTTCGGCCTCCGCTGGTTCACGCCGACGGTCGAAATGGAGCTCTGCGGCCACGCGACGCTCGCCGCCGCCCACGCCCTGTGGGAGGGGGGCCACCTGCCGCGCACCGAGCAGGCGCGGTTCGAGACGAAGAGCGGCCTCCTCACGGCGGACCTCAAGGGGGAGTGGATCGAGATGAACTTCCCCGCGACGCCGGCCGCCGAGGTGGATCCTCCCGCGAAGCTCCTCGAATCGCTGCGCGCGCCCGCACGCCATGTGGCCAAGAGCCGCTTCGACTACCTCGTCGAGCTCGAGAGCGAGGAGGCGGTTCGCGCGCTCGATCCCGACATTCGCGGGTTCGCCCACCTCCCCGCCCGCGGCGTCATCGTCACGAGCCGCTCGGCGACCCCCGACTTCGACTTCGTCTCGCGCTTCTTCGCCCCCGCCGCCGGCGTCGATGAGGACCCCGTCACGGGATCGGCACACTCCTGTCTGGCGCCTTTCTGGGGCGCGCGCCTCGGCAAATCGAAGATGACGGCGCGGCAGCTCTCCTCGCGCGGCGGCGTCCTCAAGGTCGAGCTCGCCTCAGACCGCGTCCTCATCTCCGGGCAGGCGGTCACGGTGATGCGCGCGGAGATCCTCGCATGA
- a CDS encoding c-type cytochrome has protein sequence MAGHHDGRSDRLWLAFAVSSVAFVGVLAISPVKDYFREYRAYQTAYRQKLLDGAGSAQELKAASALTVGIRQFFIPEFDRRVDRCTSCHLGVENAKMAGAPEPFRSHPLTPHTPGDFDRFGCVSCHLGQGRATSVAEAHGDVADWSSPLLPVRYTEASCGRCHAGDAVPEASLLSRGRALMTRAGCFGCHRMRGHEGWRSEAPDLDGLSAKTYPAWIAAWLKSPSSLREGTLMPDFHLPPEEIEPLVAFLWARPPRASRAPAAGDVVPAGDAARGKTLFGESRCVSCHTIEGRGNGSAPELSGVASKVNRRWLIEFLADPEALQPATRMPRYAFSRQDLLDLSQYLMDEMTDNSAPAPGPPIHPSQKAIAEGEAVYKKYGCGGCHRLSGRGDAAPTGPDLTGIGDKAVALIDFGVRDDLPRRLPDYLAAKVTAPRSFREGLRMPEFKLTGSDTEAIVTALLSAGRDSVPQAYRVESPDPHDAPPGRFGALVSRYRCLSCHQVQGAGGDISNAPLTFEGSRVKRDWLLKYLLLPSTIRPILTDRMIPLRMPQEEAAFLADFMENVYVDNDTAEEIFSGGLPAAQVERGRTLFHERFGCRNCHMVDGKGGYYGPLLDGAGSRLKSGFVFRWLKGPQRWRADVRCADFGLADDDARDLAAYVMSIPPPPAAAGASKPAGSAR, from the coding sequence ATGGCCGGCCACCACGACGGGCGATCCGATCGCCTCTGGCTCGCCTTCGCCGTGTCGAGCGTCGCCTTCGTCGGCGTGCTGGCGATCTCGCCCGTGAAGGACTACTTCCGCGAGTACCGGGCGTACCAGACCGCCTACAGGCAGAAGCTCCTGGACGGCGCCGGTTCCGCGCAGGAGCTGAAGGCGGCCTCGGCGCTCACCGTCGGCATCCGCCAGTTCTTCATTCCGGAATTCGACCGGCGGGTCGATCGCTGCACGAGCTGCCACCTCGGAGTCGAGAACGCGAAGATGGCGGGGGCACCGGAGCCTTTCCGATCCCATCCCCTGACCCCGCACACTCCCGGCGACTTCGACAGGTTCGGCTGCGTGAGCTGCCACCTCGGGCAGGGGCGCGCGACCAGCGTGGCCGAGGCGCACGGCGACGTCGCCGACTGGAGCTCACCCCTCCTCCCCGTCCGTTACACCGAGGCCTCCTGCGGACGCTGTCATGCGGGGGACGCCGTTCCCGAGGCGTCGCTGCTGTCGCGCGGGCGCGCGCTCATGACGCGCGCGGGGTGCTTCGGCTGCCACCGGATGCGCGGGCACGAAGGGTGGCGGAGCGAGGCGCCGGATCTCGACGGCCTGTCGGCGAAGACGTACCCCGCGTGGATCGCGGCGTGGCTCAAGTCGCCGTCGAGCCTCCGCGAGGGGACGCTCATGCCCGACTTCCATCTCCCCCCGGAGGAGATCGAGCCGCTCGTCGCCTTCCTCTGGGCGCGGCCGCCGCGGGCGTCGCGCGCCCCCGCCGCAGGCGACGTCGTCCCCGCCGGCGACGCCGCGCGGGGAAAAACGCTCTTCGGAGAGTCGCGCTGCGTCTCGTGTCACACCATCGAGGGGCGCGGAAACGGCAGCGCCCCGGAGCTTTCCGGCGTCGCGTCGAAGGTCAACCGCCGGTGGCTCATCGAATTCCTCGCAGACCCCGAGGCCCTCCAGCCGGCGACGAGGATGCCGCGGTACGCTTTCAGCCGCCAGGACCTGCTCGATCTCAGCCAGTACCTGATGGACGAGATGACCGACAACTCGGCGCCGGCCCCCGGTCCCCCGATTCACCCTTCGCAGAAGGCGATCGCCGAGGGGGAGGCGGTCTACAAGAAGTACGGCTGCGGCGGATGCCACCGCCTCTCGGGGCGCGGCGATGCGGCGCCGACCGGCCCCGATCTGACGGGGATCGGCGACAAGGCGGTCGCTCTGATCGACTTCGGCGTGAGGGACGATCTCCCGCGCCGCCTCCCCGACTACCTCGCCGCGAAGGTGACCGCGCCGCGGTCGTTCCGCGAGGGGCTCAGGATGCCCGAGTTCAAGCTCACCGGGAGCGACACCGAGGCGATCGTGACGGCGCTCCTCTCGGCCGGGCGCGACAGCGTCCCGCAGGCCTATCGCGTCGAGAGCCCCGATCCGCACGACGCGCCCCCCGGAAGGTTCGGGGCGCTCGTGAGCCGCTACCGATGCCTCTCCTGTCACCAGGTGCAGGGGGCCGGCGGCGACATCTCGAACGCGCCGCTGACCTTCGAGGGAAGCCGCGTGAAGCGCGACTGGCTCCTCAAGTACCTCCTGCTGCCGAGCACCATCCGCCCCATTCTCACGGACCGGATGATCCCGCTGCGCATGCCGCAGGAGGAGGCGGCGTTTCTCGCGGACTTCATGGAGAACGTGTACGTGGACAACGACACCGCCGAGGAGATCTTTTCCGGCGGACTTCCCGCCGCGCAGGTGGAGAGGGGGCGCACTCTCTTCCACGAGAGGTTCGGCTGCCGGAACTGCCACATGGTGGACGGCAAGGGGGGGTACTACGGGCCGCTCCTCGACGGCGCGGGATCGCGGCTCAAGTCGGGGTTCGTCTTCCGCTGGCTCAAGGGGCCGCAGCGGTGGCGCGCCGACGTGCGCTGCGCCGACTTCGGACTTGCGGACGATGACGCGCGCGATCTCGCGGCCTACGTCATGTCGATCCCGCCGCCGCCCGCCGCGGCGGGAGCCTCGAAGCCCGCCGGGAGCGCACGATGA
- a CDS encoding threonine/serine dehydratase, translating to MSGWPITFQDVLAARRRIRPYLPATPLRRYAPLETAVGGGIQIAVKHENHNPTNAFKARNGLSVLTALGADEMRRGVIAATRGNHGAGVAWAAARFGVAATICVPRGNNPEKNEAMRGFGAVLIEEGRDYDESVAVASRLVAERGLRMIHSSNDPLIIAGAATFTLEILEELTALDAMVIAVGGGSQAVGAMTVLRALKPDVEVFGVQAAGARAIYESWKARTPVAGLGAETFADGLATRGVYEGTFDALCEGLTDFVTVSEAEIAEALRILLSTTHNLVEGAGAAGLAGLMTLRDRLKGKTVAIVLSGGNIDAATLKRVVNREI from the coding sequence GTGAGCGGATGGCCGATCACCTTTCAGGACGTCCTCGCGGCGCGGCGCCGCATCCGCCCCTACCTTCCCGCGACGCCGCTGCGACGGTACGCGCCCCTCGAGACGGCGGTGGGAGGGGGCATCCAGATCGCCGTCAAGCACGAGAACCACAACCCGACGAACGCCTTCAAGGCGCGAAACGGCCTCTCCGTCCTCACCGCCCTCGGAGCCGACGAGATGCGGCGCGGCGTCATCGCGGCGACGCGGGGGAACCACGGGGCGGGGGTGGCGTGGGCGGCGGCGCGGTTCGGCGTCGCGGCCACGATCTGCGTGCCGCGCGGGAACAACCCGGAGAAGAACGAGGCGATGCGCGGCTTCGGGGCCGTGCTGATCGAGGAAGGGCGCGACTACGACGAATCGGTCGCCGTCGCGTCCCGGCTCGTCGCCGAGCGCGGGCTCCGCATGATTCACTCGAGCAACGATCCGCTCATCATCGCCGGCGCGGCGACCTTCACGCTCGAGATCCTCGAGGAGCTGACGGCACTCGATGCGATGGTGATCGCGGTCGGCGGGGGCTCGCAGGCGGTCGGCGCGATGACGGTCCTCCGGGCGCTGAAGCCCGACGTCGAGGTCTTCGGCGTGCAGGCCGCGGGGGCGCGCGCCATCTACGAGTCGTGGAAGGCCCGCACGCCGGTCGCCGGCCTCGGCGCCGAGACCTTCGCCGACGGCCTCGCGACGCGCGGCGTCTACGAGGGGACCTTCGACGCCCTGTGCGAGGGGCTCACCGACTTCGTCACCGTCTCCGAGGCCGAGATCGCCGAGGCGCTGCGGATCCTTCTCTCGACGACGCACAACCTCGTCGAGGGGGCCGGGGCGGCCGGCCTCGCAGGCCTCATGACGCTTCGCGACCGGCTGAAGGGAAAGACCGTCGCGATCGTTCTCTCGGGCGGCAACATCGACGCCGCGACGCTGAAGCGCGTCGTGAACCGCGAGATCTGA
- a CDS encoding c-type cytochrome, whose product MKPRGALVLVVSVALAAIALVGGRGVGVTAAPDPNAGVAPAFKMPVPPLPYGAREGQALFHHYCATCHGDEGQGDGLNAYNLDPKPRDLSDPAFQRKRSDDDLAGVIRSGGGVAGLSTGMPPWGRTLGERRIRNIVTFLRTLKAAAP is encoded by the coding sequence ATGAAGCCGCGCGGCGCGCTCGTCCTCGTCGTGTCCGTCGCCCTCGCGGCGATCGCGCTCGTCGGCGGGCGGGGCGTCGGCGTGACGGCGGCGCCGGACCCGAACGCGGGAGTCGCCCCGGCCTTCAAGATGCCCGTCCCACCGCTTCCGTACGGCGCGCGCGAAGGACAAGCCCTCTTCCACCACTACTGCGCCACGTGCCACGGCGACGAAGGGCAGGGGGACGGGCTGAACGCCTACAACCTCGATCCGAAGCCCAGGGATCTCTCGGACCCCGCGTTCCAGAGGAAGCGGAGCGACGACGATCTGGCGGGAGTGATCCGATCGGGGGGCGGCGTCGCGGGCCTCTCGACGGGGATGCCGCCGTGGGGGCGCACCCTCGGCGAGAGGAGGATACGCAACATCGTCACGTTCCTTCGGACGCTGAAAGCCGCCGCCCCCTGA